One Euwallacea similis isolate ESF13 chromosome 26, ESF131.1, whole genome shotgun sequence genomic window carries:
- the LOC136417119 gene encoding armadillo repeat-containing protein 7 produces the protein MFSRKEQLIQKTGETGVGRYEFLKQLIKEFTTTKSYEAQKQTLANLANFAYDPINYEHIKQLHIIDLFLAQLSQDSEELIHFALAGLCNLCCDPESRDYITSLNGVSLVAQYLGNSNEEVALNALTTLFYLFDGSSTPVPEDLLPNIVYYKQHVDPRLSNLGTIFIETYFPKN, from the exons aTGTTTAGCAGAAAGGAGCAACTTATCCAGAAAACTGGAGAAACTGGTGTAGGCCGCTACGAGTTTCTCAAACAACTGATAAAGGAGTTTACCACTACCAAGTCCTATG AAGCTCAGAAGCAAACTTTAGCAAACTTAGCTAATTTTGCTTACGACCCTATAAACTACGAGCACATCAAGCAACTTCATATCATCGACTTATTTCTCGCTCAGCTCTCCCAAGACTCTGAGGAGCTTATTCACTTTGCTTTAGCTGGTTTATGCAATTTATGTTGCG acCCTGAAAGTAGGGATTACATCACAAGCCTAAACGGAGTCTCATTGGTGGCCCAATATTTAGGCAATAGCAACGAGGAAGTGGCCTTAAACGCATTGACTACGTTATTCTATCTTTTTGATGGTAGTTCCACTCCAGTACCCGAAGACCTATTACCTAATATAGTCTACTATAAGCAGCATGTTGACCCGAGGCTTAGCAATTTGGGCACAATTTTTATCGAAACATATTTCCCCAAAAACTAG
- the LOC136417139 gene encoding ATP-binding cassette sub-family C member 4-like isoform X1: MDGSTKATRKPNPREDAFPLSSATFWYTIPTFLQGARKDLEESDLTEALLEHKSSRLGNLIEKCWKVEEMRARKGNRPPSLLRVLIRVFGWEFMFYGLVLFISEAIRVNQPIFLGKLVSRFTVPEGNQTLPFKPMAQPLLLGQLIQFYMPNHLEISLDQAFWYAGGVVLCSLSNVLISHPYMMGVCHLGMKMRIACCSLIYRKSLRLSKTALGQTTVGQVVNLLSNDVNRFDVAMIFAHHLWLGPVQTALCTYLMYLQVGISAVIGVVALIVFIPLQIYLGKRISIFRLRTALRTDERVRLMSEIIHGIQVIKMYAWEKPFAKLVELVRRTEIKAIKKSSYMRGIQLSFIIYNTRIAIFASILAYVLFGNNVTAEKVFVLTSFYNILRQTMTVFFPQGIGQVAEAMVSIGRLNKFMQYSETEIARANFQSTTSQESGIKKEQFGIYIKNAYAKWTMSMSENTLSDITLMVPSGGLLAVIGPVGSGKSSLLHLILKELPLSSGDLEINGRLSYASQEPWLFAGSVRQNILFGLPMDRARYNAVVRECCLERDFHLLPYGDKTIVGDRGVSLSGGQRARINLARAVYKHADIYLLDDPLSAVDTHVGKALFEKCISGFLKSKTVVLITHQLQYLRDVDHIVFMDNGQIKAEGSYKDLQKSGLDFTNLLDKDSSEEVPDVKEFRRRMSSQVSKHERENSIHSGNSLDVEAPKEVEEQKSSGSVGAKVYSAYFKAGGNAYVISMTFFLFFVAQFLGSLIDYFITFWVNIEQQDFTNIDSKTNGFNTSQITPIVTDSIPSASLKNTVLDQTSARDFWHFSRETCIYVYSTLMVLLVVFTLLRAFVFFAVCMKASTNLHNNMFQSITRASMRFFNTNSAGRILNRFSKDMGAIDEMLTSSLVDVLQIGLALLAIIVVVAAVSPWILLPTVVIGVVFHFMRIFYLKTSRSIKRLEGTTRSPVFSHLNATLQGLTTIRAFKAEEVLSQEFDSHQDLHSSAWFSFISSSRAFGYWLDLVCIVYITLVTFSFLVIGNEKFGGNVGLAITQAIGLTGMFQWGMRQSTELENQMTSVERVLEYSSIEHEPDLDSKPSKKPPKSWPSEGKIEFKHVFLKYFHSDPPILKDLNFIVESKEKIGIVGRTGAGKSSLINALFQLTETSGAIIVDDVDITQIGLHDLRLKISIIPQEPVLFSGTMRKNLDPFDEYSDSQLWRALEDVELKEAVEDLTSGLNSQMAEGGSNFSVGQRQLVCLARAILRNNKILVMDEATANVDPQTDALIQYTIRRKFEDCTVLTIAHRLNTVMDSDKVLVMDAGSVKEYDHPFVLLQDKSGMLHGMTQQTGKAMAEALYEVAKQNFETRYGSA; encoded by the exons ATGGATGGAAGCACGAAAGCCACAAGGAAACCGAACCCAAGGGAAGATGCGTTTCCCTTATCATCTGCCACGTTTTG GTACACGATACCAACCTTCCTACAGGGAGCTAGGAAAGACTTGGAGGAGTCGGATCTCACAGAAGCTCTCTTGGAGCACAAATCATCTCGTCTAGggaatttaatagaaaaatgctGGAAGGTAGAAGAAATGAGGGCGAGGAAAGGTAATCGTCCCCCCTCGTTGCTGAGGGTGCTCATCCGTGTATTTGGATGGGAATTCATGTTTTATGGGCTAGTGCTCTTTATATCTGAGGCCATTAG ggtgaatcaACCAATATTCTTAGGGAAATTGGTGAGCAGATTTACCGTTCCAGAGGGTAATCAGACGTTACCCTTTAAACC AATGGCCCAGCCCTTACTCCTAGGCCAACTCATTCAATTCTACATGCCAAACCACTTAGAGATAAGCCTAGACCAAGCCTTTTGGTACGCCGGAGGGGTGGTGCTCTGCTCCTTGAGCAACGTCCTCATCTCTCATCCTTACATGATGGGGGTGTGCCACTTGGGGATGAAAATGCGGATAGCGTGCTGCTCTCTAATCTACAGGAAGAGCCTGCGACTGAGCAAAACGGCTCTGGGTCAGACGACTGTGGGACAAGTCGTAAACCTGCTCTCTAACGACGTTAATCGCTTTGACGTTGCCATGATCTTCGCCCATCACTTGTGGCTAGGCCCAGTACAAACGGCCCTTTGCACTTACTTAATGTACCTCCAAGTCGGGATTTCTGCGGTCATTGGGGTGGTCGCACTCATTGTTTTCATTCCACTGCAAA TATATTTGGGGAAAAGAATCTCAATATTTCGCTTAAGGACTGCCCTGCGGACTGATGAGAGGGTGAGATTGATGAGCGAGATTATACACGGGATTCAGGTGATTAAGATGTACGCCTGGGAGAAGCCCTTTGCCAAGCTGGTTGAACTCGTGAGAAG AACCGAAATCAAAGCCATCAAAAAGTCTTCGTATATGCGAGGAATTCAACTATCATTCATCATCTACAACACGAGAATTGCCATATTCGCTAGCATTTTAGCCTATGTGTTATTTGGGAACAATGTTACTGCAGAAAAGGTCTTCGTGTTGACTAGTTTCTACAACATCTTGCGTCAGACCATGACTGTGTTTTTCCCTCAGGGAATCGGACAG GTGGCCGAGGCCATGGTCTCAATAGGCAGACTCAACAAGTTCATGCAGTACAGCGAAACTGAGATTGCCAGGGCCAACTTCCAAAGTACCACTTCTCAGGAATCTGGAATTAAAAAAGAGCAATTCggaatttacattaaaaacgCCTATGCCAAGTGGACAATGTCCATGTCCGAGAACACCCTATCTGATATAACTCTTATGGTGCCCTCTGGAGGCCTATTGGCAGTGATCGGGCCTGTGGGGAGTGGAAAGTCATCTCTCCTTCACCTTATATTGAAAGAACTTCCACTTAGCAGCGGAGATTTAGAGATTAATGGACGGTTGAGCTATGCCTCGCAAGAACCATGGCTGTTTGCTG GTTCAGTGAGGCAAAACATCCTCTTTGGTCTTCCAATGGATAGAGCACGTTACAATGCAGTGGTCAGGGAGTGCTGCTTGGAGAGAGATTTCCATCTTTTACCTTATGGAGACAAGACCATCGTGGGAGATCGAGGGGTGTCTTTGAGTGGAGGGCAAAGGGCCAGAATTAACCTAGCCAGAGCC GTGTACAAGCATGCAGATATCTACTTATTAGATGATCCACTATCGGCGGTAGATACCCATGTGGGCAAAGCCTTGTTTGAGAAGTGCATTTCGGGATTTTTGAAGAGCAAAACTGTGGTTCTGATCACGCATCAGTTGCAATACTTAAGGGAT GTGGATCATATAGTGTTCATGGACAATGGTCAAATTAAGGCAGAGGGTTCCTACAAGGATTTACAGAAAAGCGGTTTAGATTTTACTAATCTGTTAGATAAGGATAGCTCTGAAGAAGTGCCCGACGTTAAGGAATTCCGCAGAAGAATGTCCTCTCAGGTGTCCAAACATGAAAGAGAGAATTCGATACATAGTGGTAACTCTCTAGATGTTGAAGCTCCAAAAGAg GTGGAAGAACAGAAAAGTTCTGGTTCAGTGGGAGCAAAAGTCTACTCGGCCTACTTCAAAGCAGGAGGCAACGCCTATGTTATTTCCATGAcatttttcctcttctttGTGGCTCAGTTTCTTGGCAGCCTCATTGATTATTTCATAACATTCTG GGTCAACATAGAGCAGCAAGATTTTACTAACATCGACTCCAAGACCAACGGTTTCAACACTTCTCAAATTACCCCAATTGTCACAGATTCCATCCCTTCAGCCTCCTTAAAAAACACAGTCCTTGACCAAACCTCTGCAAGAGATTTCTGGCATTTCTCTAGAGAAACGTGCATCTACGTCTACTCTACTTTGATGGTGCTCCTCGTGGTCTTCACCTTACTTAGAGCCTTCGTTTTCTTTGCTGTCTGCATGAAAGCATCCACCAACCTTCACAACAACATGTTCCAGAGCATTACAAGAGCCTCAATGCGCTTCTTCAATACCAATAGTGCTGGCAGGATTCTGAATCGGTTTTCCAAGGATATGGGGGCTATAGATGAGATGCTAACTTCTTCTTTGGTGGATGTTTTGCAAATTGGCTTAGCTCTTTTGGCTATTATTGTAGTGGTAGCTGCCGTGAGTCCATGGATTTTGCTCCCCACTGTGGTCATTGGGGTTGTGTTTCATTTTATgaggattttttatttgaagactAGCAGAAGCATCAAGAGGTTGGAAGGGACTA CTCGAAGCCCAGTTTTCTCCCATTTGAATGCAACTCTCCAAGGTTTGACAACCATCAGAGCTTTCAAGGCAGAGGAGGTCTTATCCCAAGAGTTCGATTCGCACCAAGATCTGCACAGTTCCGCCTGGTTCTCCTTCATTTCCAGTTCAAGGGCCTTTGGGTATTGGCTGGATTTGGTGTGCATTGTTTATATCACTTTGGTCACGTTCAGCTTCTTGGTCATTGGAAATG agaaattcgGTGGTAATGTCGGGCTGGCCATAACTCAAGCTATAGGCCTGACTGGCATGTTCCAGTGGGGCATGCGTCAGTCCACTGAGTTGGAAAACCAAATGACTTCAGTGGAGAGGGTGTTGGAGTACAGCTCCATAGAGCATGAGCCCGATTTGGATTCCAAGCCTTCGAAAAAGCCCCCAAAATCATGGCCCAGTGaagggaaaattgaatttaaacaCGTGTTCCTAAA GTACTTCCATAGTGATCCTCCTATTCTAAAGGACCTGAACTTCATAGTGGaatccaaagaaaaaataggCATAGTAGGCCGCACTGGAGCAGGGAAGTCCTCCTTGATAAACGCCCTTTTCCAACTCACCGAAACCTCAGGAGCCATAATAGTGGACGATGTGGACATTACTCAAATTGGCCTGCACGACTTGAGGCTCAAAATCTCGATCATTCCCCAAGAACCAGTACTATTCTCTGGTACCATGCGCAAGAACTTGGACCCGTTCGACGAGTACAGTGACAGCCAGTTGTGGAGAGCCCTAGAGGACGTGGAACTGAAGGAGGCAGTCGAGGATTTGACATCAGGCCTCAACTCCCAAATGGCCGAGGGTGGGTCAAACTTCAGCGTTGGTCAAAGGCAATTAGTGTGTCTCGCTCGCGCTATTTTGCGCAATAACAAGATCTTGGTTATGGATGAGGCTACTGCCAACGTGGACCCCCAAACCGATGCTTTGATCCAATATACCATAAGAAGGAAGTTTGAGGACTGCACGGTATTAACCATCGCGCACAGATTGAACACTGTAATGGATTCGGATAAAGTTTTGGTCATGGATGCGGGCAGTGTTAAAGAATACGACCATCCCTTTGTGCTCTTGCAGGACAAGAGCGGGATGCTACATGGGATGACCCAGCAGACTGGAAAAGCAATGGCTGAAGCTCTTTATGAGGTGGCGAAGCAGAATTTTGAAACTCGATATGGCAGTGCTTAG
- the SmD2 gene encoding probable small nuclear ribonucleoprotein Sm D2 gives MALTKPKSEMSSDELQAREEEEFNTGPLSVLTQSVKNNTQVLINCRNNKKLLGRVKAFDRHCNMVLENVKEMWKEEPRPGKGKKKAKAVNKDRFISKMFLRGDAVILIVRNPVATSG, from the coding sequence ATGGCCCTCACTAAGCCCAAATCAGAAATGTCCTCTGACGAGCTCCAGGCTCGCGAAGAAGAAGAGTTCAACACGGGACCCCTTTCGGTACTTACGCAGTCGGTAAAGAACAACACTCAGGTACTCATCAACTGCAGGAACAACAAAAAGTTGCTAGGTAGAGTCAAGGCTTTCGACAGGCATTGTAACATGGTGCTTGAGAATGTTAAAGAGATGTGGAAGGAGGAACCTCGACCTGGCAAAGGAAAGAAGAAAGCGAAGGCTGTGAACAAGGATAGGTTCATCTCTAAGATGTTTTTAAGGGGAGATGCGGTCATTTTGATCGTGAGGAATCCGGTAGCCACTTCGGGTTAG
- the Fcp3C gene encoding follicle cell protein 3C-1, whose amino-acid sequence MYRTQFAVVFGCFLLVPHLVLAVANNINNSIDNNVTNSNNESSEESSMEIDPEDTPCTCGVFLSSQFKKGSKAQPKGDPVLTQEIETPFMNNAVGNKQCTHRCLEAIIKHLPKSSDIICATVDKEEVHREKAFLFVKNHSDKWHPTNFSAGREFCCKNYLPAKCTKTVAKH is encoded by the exons ATGTACAGG ACTCAATTTGCGGTGGTCTTTGGGTGCTTTCTACTGGTACCCCATTTGGTTCTGGCGGTAGCCAATAATATTAACAACAGCATTGATAATAACGTTACAAATTCGAACAATGAATCATCAGAAGAATCTTCCATG gaaattgatcCTGAAGACACCCCTTGCACCTGCGGAGTGTTTCTCAGCAGTCAGTTCAAGAAGGGTTCCAAGGCTCAACCTAAAGGGGATCCAGTGCTCACCCAGGAAATCGAAACCCCTTTCATGAACAACGCAGTAGGGAACAAGCAGTGCACCCACAGGTGCTTAGAGGCG ATCATCAAGCATTTACCGAAAAGCAGTGATATAATATGTGCTACAGTGGACAAGGAGGAGGTGCATAGAGAGAAAGCTTTCTTGTTTGTGAAGAATCACAGCGATAAATGGCACCCAACCAATTTTTCTGCAGGAAGGGAGTTTTGCTGCAAGAACTATCTACCAGCTAAATGTACAAAAACTGTTGCGaagcactaa
- the LOC136417139 gene encoding probable multidrug resistance-associated protein lethal(2)03659 isoform X2: MDGSTKATRKPNPREDAFPLSSATFWYTIPTFLQGARKDLEESDLTEALLEHKSSRLGNLIEKCWKVEEMRARKGNRPPSLLRVLIRVFGWEFMFYGLVLFISEAIRMAQPLLLGQLIQFYMPNHLEISLDQAFWYAGGVVLCSLSNVLISHPYMMGVCHLGMKMRIACCSLIYRKSLRLSKTALGQTTVGQVVNLLSNDVNRFDVAMIFAHHLWLGPVQTALCTYLMYLQVGISAVIGVVALIVFIPLQIYLGKRISIFRLRTALRTDERVRLMSEIIHGIQVIKMYAWEKPFAKLVELVRRTEIKAIKKSSYMRGIQLSFIIYNTRIAIFASILAYVLFGNNVTAEKVFVLTSFYNILRQTMTVFFPQGIGQVAEAMVSIGRLNKFMQYSETEIARANFQSTTSQESGIKKEQFGIYIKNAYAKWTMSMSENTLSDITLMVPSGGLLAVIGPVGSGKSSLLHLILKELPLSSGDLEINGRLSYASQEPWLFAGSVRQNILFGLPMDRARYNAVVRECCLERDFHLLPYGDKTIVGDRGVSLSGGQRARINLARAVYKHADIYLLDDPLSAVDTHVGKALFEKCISGFLKSKTVVLITHQLQYLRDVDHIVFMDNGQIKAEGSYKDLQKSGLDFTNLLDKDSSEEVPDVKEFRRRMSSQVSKHERENSIHSGNSLDVEAPKEVEEQKSSGSVGAKVYSAYFKAGGNAYVISMTFFLFFVAQFLGSLIDYFITFWVNIEQQDFTNIDSKTNGFNTSQITPIVTDSIPSASLKNTVLDQTSARDFWHFSRETCIYVYSTLMVLLVVFTLLRAFVFFAVCMKASTNLHNNMFQSITRASMRFFNTNSAGRILNRFSKDMGAIDEMLTSSLVDVLQIGLALLAIIVVVAAVSPWILLPTVVIGVVFHFMRIFYLKTSRSIKRLEGTTRSPVFSHLNATLQGLTTIRAFKAEEVLSQEFDSHQDLHSSAWFSFISSSRAFGYWLDLVCIVYITLVTFSFLVIGNEKFGGNVGLAITQAIGLTGMFQWGMRQSTELENQMTSVERVLEYSSIEHEPDLDSKPSKKPPKSWPSEGKIEFKHVFLKYFHSDPPILKDLNFIVESKEKIGIVGRTGAGKSSLINALFQLTETSGAIIVDDVDITQIGLHDLRLKISIIPQEPVLFSGTMRKNLDPFDEYSDSQLWRALEDVELKEAVEDLTSGLNSQMAEGGSNFSVGQRQLVCLARAILRNNKILVMDEATANVDPQTDALIQYTIRRKFEDCTVLTIAHRLNTVMDSDKVLVMDAGSVKEYDHPFVLLQDKSGMLHGMTQQTGKAMAEALYEVAKQNFETRYGSA, from the exons ATGGATGGAAGCACGAAAGCCACAAGGAAACCGAACCCAAGGGAAGATGCGTTTCCCTTATCATCTGCCACGTTTTG GTACACGATACCAACCTTCCTACAGGGAGCTAGGAAAGACTTGGAGGAGTCGGATCTCACAGAAGCTCTCTTGGAGCACAAATCATCTCGTCTAGggaatttaatagaaaaatgctGGAAGGTAGAAGAAATGAGGGCGAGGAAAGGTAATCGTCCCCCCTCGTTGCTGAGGGTGCTCATCCGTGTATTTGGATGGGAATTCATGTTTTATGGGCTAGTGCTCTTTATATCTGAGGCCATTAG AATGGCCCAGCCCTTACTCCTAGGCCAACTCATTCAATTCTACATGCCAAACCACTTAGAGATAAGCCTAGACCAAGCCTTTTGGTACGCCGGAGGGGTGGTGCTCTGCTCCTTGAGCAACGTCCTCATCTCTCATCCTTACATGATGGGGGTGTGCCACTTGGGGATGAAAATGCGGATAGCGTGCTGCTCTCTAATCTACAGGAAGAGCCTGCGACTGAGCAAAACGGCTCTGGGTCAGACGACTGTGGGACAAGTCGTAAACCTGCTCTCTAACGACGTTAATCGCTTTGACGTTGCCATGATCTTCGCCCATCACTTGTGGCTAGGCCCAGTACAAACGGCCCTTTGCACTTACTTAATGTACCTCCAAGTCGGGATTTCTGCGGTCATTGGGGTGGTCGCACTCATTGTTTTCATTCCACTGCAAA TATATTTGGGGAAAAGAATCTCAATATTTCGCTTAAGGACTGCCCTGCGGACTGATGAGAGGGTGAGATTGATGAGCGAGATTATACACGGGATTCAGGTGATTAAGATGTACGCCTGGGAGAAGCCCTTTGCCAAGCTGGTTGAACTCGTGAGAAG AACCGAAATCAAAGCCATCAAAAAGTCTTCGTATATGCGAGGAATTCAACTATCATTCATCATCTACAACACGAGAATTGCCATATTCGCTAGCATTTTAGCCTATGTGTTATTTGGGAACAATGTTACTGCAGAAAAGGTCTTCGTGTTGACTAGTTTCTACAACATCTTGCGTCAGACCATGACTGTGTTTTTCCCTCAGGGAATCGGACAG GTGGCCGAGGCCATGGTCTCAATAGGCAGACTCAACAAGTTCATGCAGTACAGCGAAACTGAGATTGCCAGGGCCAACTTCCAAAGTACCACTTCTCAGGAATCTGGAATTAAAAAAGAGCAATTCggaatttacattaaaaacgCCTATGCCAAGTGGACAATGTCCATGTCCGAGAACACCCTATCTGATATAACTCTTATGGTGCCCTCTGGAGGCCTATTGGCAGTGATCGGGCCTGTGGGGAGTGGAAAGTCATCTCTCCTTCACCTTATATTGAAAGAACTTCCACTTAGCAGCGGAGATTTAGAGATTAATGGACGGTTGAGCTATGCCTCGCAAGAACCATGGCTGTTTGCTG GTTCAGTGAGGCAAAACATCCTCTTTGGTCTTCCAATGGATAGAGCACGTTACAATGCAGTGGTCAGGGAGTGCTGCTTGGAGAGAGATTTCCATCTTTTACCTTATGGAGACAAGACCATCGTGGGAGATCGAGGGGTGTCTTTGAGTGGAGGGCAAAGGGCCAGAATTAACCTAGCCAGAGCC GTGTACAAGCATGCAGATATCTACTTATTAGATGATCCACTATCGGCGGTAGATACCCATGTGGGCAAAGCCTTGTTTGAGAAGTGCATTTCGGGATTTTTGAAGAGCAAAACTGTGGTTCTGATCACGCATCAGTTGCAATACTTAAGGGAT GTGGATCATATAGTGTTCATGGACAATGGTCAAATTAAGGCAGAGGGTTCCTACAAGGATTTACAGAAAAGCGGTTTAGATTTTACTAATCTGTTAGATAAGGATAGCTCTGAAGAAGTGCCCGACGTTAAGGAATTCCGCAGAAGAATGTCCTCTCAGGTGTCCAAACATGAAAGAGAGAATTCGATACATAGTGGTAACTCTCTAGATGTTGAAGCTCCAAAAGAg GTGGAAGAACAGAAAAGTTCTGGTTCAGTGGGAGCAAAAGTCTACTCGGCCTACTTCAAAGCAGGAGGCAACGCCTATGTTATTTCCATGAcatttttcctcttctttGTGGCTCAGTTTCTTGGCAGCCTCATTGATTATTTCATAACATTCTG GGTCAACATAGAGCAGCAAGATTTTACTAACATCGACTCCAAGACCAACGGTTTCAACACTTCTCAAATTACCCCAATTGTCACAGATTCCATCCCTTCAGCCTCCTTAAAAAACACAGTCCTTGACCAAACCTCTGCAAGAGATTTCTGGCATTTCTCTAGAGAAACGTGCATCTACGTCTACTCTACTTTGATGGTGCTCCTCGTGGTCTTCACCTTACTTAGAGCCTTCGTTTTCTTTGCTGTCTGCATGAAAGCATCCACCAACCTTCACAACAACATGTTCCAGAGCATTACAAGAGCCTCAATGCGCTTCTTCAATACCAATAGTGCTGGCAGGATTCTGAATCGGTTTTCCAAGGATATGGGGGCTATAGATGAGATGCTAACTTCTTCTTTGGTGGATGTTTTGCAAATTGGCTTAGCTCTTTTGGCTATTATTGTAGTGGTAGCTGCCGTGAGTCCATGGATTTTGCTCCCCACTGTGGTCATTGGGGTTGTGTTTCATTTTATgaggattttttatttgaagactAGCAGAAGCATCAAGAGGTTGGAAGGGACTA CTCGAAGCCCAGTTTTCTCCCATTTGAATGCAACTCTCCAAGGTTTGACAACCATCAGAGCTTTCAAGGCAGAGGAGGTCTTATCCCAAGAGTTCGATTCGCACCAAGATCTGCACAGTTCCGCCTGGTTCTCCTTCATTTCCAGTTCAAGGGCCTTTGGGTATTGGCTGGATTTGGTGTGCATTGTTTATATCACTTTGGTCACGTTCAGCTTCTTGGTCATTGGAAATG agaaattcgGTGGTAATGTCGGGCTGGCCATAACTCAAGCTATAGGCCTGACTGGCATGTTCCAGTGGGGCATGCGTCAGTCCACTGAGTTGGAAAACCAAATGACTTCAGTGGAGAGGGTGTTGGAGTACAGCTCCATAGAGCATGAGCCCGATTTGGATTCCAAGCCTTCGAAAAAGCCCCCAAAATCATGGCCCAGTGaagggaaaattgaatttaaacaCGTGTTCCTAAA GTACTTCCATAGTGATCCTCCTATTCTAAAGGACCTGAACTTCATAGTGGaatccaaagaaaaaataggCATAGTAGGCCGCACTGGAGCAGGGAAGTCCTCCTTGATAAACGCCCTTTTCCAACTCACCGAAACCTCAGGAGCCATAATAGTGGACGATGTGGACATTACTCAAATTGGCCTGCACGACTTGAGGCTCAAAATCTCGATCATTCCCCAAGAACCAGTACTATTCTCTGGTACCATGCGCAAGAACTTGGACCCGTTCGACGAGTACAGTGACAGCCAGTTGTGGAGAGCCCTAGAGGACGTGGAACTGAAGGAGGCAGTCGAGGATTTGACATCAGGCCTCAACTCCCAAATGGCCGAGGGTGGGTCAAACTTCAGCGTTGGTCAAAGGCAATTAGTGTGTCTCGCTCGCGCTATTTTGCGCAATAACAAGATCTTGGTTATGGATGAGGCTACTGCCAACGTGGACCCCCAAACCGATGCTTTGATCCAATATACCATAAGAAGGAAGTTTGAGGACTGCACGGTATTAACCATCGCGCACAGATTGAACACTGTAATGGATTCGGATAAAGTTTTGGTCATGGATGCGGGCAGTGTTAAAGAATACGACCATCCCTTTGTGCTCTTGCAGGACAAGAGCGGGATGCTACATGGGATGACCCAGCAGACTGGAAAAGCAATGGCTGAAGCTCTTTATGAGGTGGCGAAGCAGAATTTTGAAACTCGATATGGCAGTGCTTAG
- the LOC136417140 gene encoding 15-hydroxyprostaglandin dehydrogenase [NAD(+)]-like, with translation MDAIYGKVALITGGANGIGAAYVRRLFKSGMQGCTIADIDEKNGICLAEEMNKCYGRDKAIFIKADVTDQESFECALKKNMKRFKKLDLLVNNAGIWRDRIWDKMLDTNVNSMVRGSLLGIKYMGRNNGACGGTIVNTASILGLEGISGAPCYAGTQHFVIGFTRSIGTQFWFDLTGIRFMTICPGITLTSMIIDAEKWAFNEFPGLGKHLLRELRNEPSQTEEDLAKGLNFMLNEGENGSIWVGEGGTPIYQVTIPKICNMKTKSCKDN, from the coding sequence ATGGACGCAATTTACGGGAAGGTGGCCCTAATCACCGGAGGGGCTAATGGCATTGGAGCTGCGTATGTTAGACGCTTGTTCAAGTCTGGAATGCAAGGGTGCACCATCGCTGATATTGACGAGAAGAACGGGATATGTCTGGCTGAAGAAATGAACAAATGCTATGGAAGGGATAAAGCCATCTTTATCAAAGCTGATGTGACTGACCAAGAGTCTTTCGAGTGCGCTCTGAAAAAGAACATGAAAAGGTTCAAGAAGTTGGATCTCCTGGTGAACAATGCTGGTATCTGGAGGGATCGAATCTGGGATAAGATGCTCGATACAAACGTTAATTCCATGGTCCGAGGAAGTCTTCTCGGGATTAAATATATGGGCAGAAACAATGGCGCTTGCGGCGGTACCATTGTGAACACTGCCTCCATTTTAGGGCTGGAGGGCATATCTGGGGCGCCTTGCTACGCAGGCACTCAACACTTTGTCATAGGCTTCACCCGATCTATTGGAACCCAATTTTGGTTCGATCTCACTGGCATCAGATTCATGACAATCTGCCCAGGAATCACCTTGACCTCAATGATAATTGATGCCGAGAAATGGGCCTTCAATGAGTTTCCAGGACTGGGCAAGCATCTCCTTCGAGAACTGCGAAACGAACCTTCTCAAACTGAGGAAGACCTTGCTAAAGGTCTTAATTTCATGCTCAATGAGGGGGAGAATGGAAGCATTTGGGTGGGTGAAGGAGGGACTCCAATCTATCAAGTGACAATTCCTAAAATCTGCAATATGAAAACTAAGTCCTGCAAGGACAATTGA